The Desulfofundulus salinus genome includes the window GGTGAGCCGGGCCAGCAGCTCCAGTTCGTCCCGGGAAACGGCCGTTTCCCTTTCCAGGATACCGGCCACCTGTTCCGCGGGCAGCGGGTGAAAGGTGAAGATCTGGCAGCGGGAAAGGATTGTGGGCAGCAACGCCTGGGGACGATCCGAAATTAAAACAAGCACCGTACCGGCCGGTGGTTCTTCCAGGGTCTTTAAAAGACAGTTGGCCGCCTCGTGGGTCATCAGGTCCGCCTGTTCCACGAGAAAAATTTGCCGCTGTCCCTGATAGGGAGAGAGGGTAATCCGGCGCAACATCTCCCGCATCTGCCCGATCTTGATGGACGCCCCTTCGGGAGCAATCCGGTGCAGGTCGGGATGGTTTTGTCCGGCTACCTGCCGGCAATCCCGGCATTGACCGCAGGCATCCCCACAGTCAGGCTGCCGGCACAGCAGGGCGGCCCCAAAGGCCAGGGCCGTGGTGGTCTTACCCACGCCGTCCGGCCCGGCAAATAAATAGGCATGACTGACCCTGTTTTGTTCCACGGCCCGGCACAGGGCGCGGATGATTTCCCCATGTCCAATAATGTTCGCCAACTTCACCTAAAACCTCTCCTCCACGGCCTTTAAGATCTGCCGGTGGAGCTCCCGGCAGCCCAGGCGTCCGTCCAGCACCAGGTAACGTTGGGGCGCCCTTTTTACCAGCTGGCGGTATCCCCAGCGTACCCGGTCAAAAAAATCCAGCCTTTCCTGTTCGATGCGGTCTGCCCTGCCGGTCAGCCGGGCCAGAGCCTCGGCGGCCGGCATGTCCAGCAACACCGTTAAGTCGGGCACAAGCCCTCCCGTGGCCAGGGCGTTAAGCTGTTCCAATTCCTTCAGGTCGAGGCATCGTCCGTAGCCCTGATAGGCCAGGCTGGAATCCACAAAGCGATCGCTGATCACCACCCGGCCGCCGGCCAGGGCGGGGCGGATGGTGCTGGCCACCAGCTCGGCCCGGGCGCCGGCGTAAAGAAGGGCCTCGGCCAGGGGGGTTAAACCGGCCAGTACCGGATCGAGTAAAAGGCTGCGGATCTTTTCCCCCACCGGGGTCCCCCCGGGTTCCCGGGTGAGTACCACCGGGTGCCCCCGCTGGACCAGGGCTTGAGCTAAAAGCCGGGCCTGAGTAGTTTTCCCGGCCCCGTCAATACCTTCAAAAACTACGAAAAAACCTTTCACCGGACCACCACCCGCAGGCTCGCCAGCCCGGGATCTTCAGGACCCTGTACGGGAAGTGACAGGTTCCTGACCCATTGTAGATATTCGACCATCTCCGGACCAATCTCCTCCCCGGGATAGAGCAGGGGAATGCCTGGCGGGGAAACGTTCACCCATTCGGCACAGATGTGGCCGGCGCATTCCTCCAAAGGCAGGGGGCGGCTGGGAGCCAGCCAGGCCTGGCGGGGCGTAAGGCGCCCCACCGGAAGCGGCGGCCGTTCGGGGCAGGCCACGAGAGATTGTCCTGCTCCCACCCGGCGAACCACTCCCTGCAAACCGCGGATGAGGAGCTCGCAATCCTGGCGGGTGGTGCCGATGCCAATGACCACCACCAGGTTATAATAATCGGCCATTTCCACCTGCACCCGGTAATCCCGGGCCAGGATCCGGGCCGCCTGGTACCCCGTCAACCCCACGCAACGCAGGGAAATCACCAGCCGGGTGGGATCCAGGCCGTTTGCTCCCGGCCGGCCCAGGTGTTCTTCCCCCAGCAGGGTAATGCCGGGCAAACGGGAAAGGGCCTGCCTTACCTCCCGGGCCAGGCCCACCGCCCGCTCCAGCATTTCCCTGCCTTTTGTGGCCAGCTGCCTGCGAGCACCGTCCAGGGAAGCCAGCAAAAGATAAGAGGGACTGCTGCTCTGCAAAAGGCGCAATGCCCGGGCCGTTTTCAGGACATCCACCCGGTTTCCTTTGAGATGCAGTAACGAGGATTGGGTGAGGGAACCTCCCATCTTGTGCATGCTCTGTACCGCGGCGTCCACGCCGCACTGCAATGCCGGCGGCGGCAGCACGGCATGAAAGGCAAAGTGCACGCCGTGGGCCTCATCGGCCAGCACAGGCTTGTTCACCCCGTGGGCCAGCCCCACCAGTCGCGGCAGATCGCCCGTAACTCCATAATAGGTGGGATGGAGCACCAGCAGCCCCTTCGCCTGCGGGTGCTTTTCCAGTGCCCCGGCAACTACCTGAGGAGTCAATCCGGCAGCAATACCAAACTCCTCAATAACCACAGGTTCAAGAAAAACAGGCTTAGCCCCGGAAAAAATCAACCCCCCCAGCACGGCCCGGTGGGCGTTGCGGGGAAGCAAGATTTCATCCCCCGGGCGGCACAGGGCCAGGAACAGGGCCGTTATACCCACCGTGCTCCCGTTAACCAGAAAAAAGGTTTGCCCGGCGCCAAAAAGCTCTGCCGCCAGGGCTTGTGCCCGGGCGATCACCCCTTCGGGACGGTGCAGATCATCCAAACCGGGCAACTCGGTAAGATCCAGCTGCAGGATTTCTTTACCCCCCTGCCACTCGGGGAAAATGGCTTCTCCCTGACGGTGTGCGGGCACGTGCAGGTGGGCGTAACTCCTGGCACAATGGGCATAGAGTGCGGCCACCAGGGGCGCTTCTTGCTGGTTCATAAACTGTTTTCACCTAATGGTAAGTCAAAATTTTGGTTCAACAGCTTTATTTTAACATGAGTGCCCTTCGTCATAAAGCATTGCCATTACTTTAATCTTATATCCGGTCAGGGCGGCGGTCAAAATAAGTTTAAAGAAAAAGAGAAAGTGAAAGGAGAGGCAGGGCATGAGAGGTGACAAAATTGACGAAAAAAGCCTTTCCCGCAAGTATAAAACCAATGTTTCCCGGCTAATCCGGGCCTGGAAAAAGGGCCTTTCGGATATGGAAATTGCCGCCAGCACCGGCATCGACCCCGCCACCCTGAACAGGATCCGGGGCGATATCGAAATGGCTCACCGGCGCCTGCGCCTGGCCCGAAAAAAGGAATTGGACCGGCTGGTTTACCTTTAAACCCTATCCAGAACTATTGCCTGCATCCCTTCATAGTGTATAGCAACCGGCAGTTGTTAACATGTCCCTGGGGTCCAAAAACCTCCTTTGAACCGGCTCCGCCACATGGCGGTGCTGTTAAGATAAAGGCCCTTTCCCCATCGGGAAAGGGCCCTTGACTATTAACCCGCCTTCTTTTCCTCTTTTTTCTTGCTAACATTGATGGCACAGTCAGGGCAAACCATCTGGCAGATACCGCAGGCGATGCACTCATCGTTTGGTTCCACCGAAGGAGTACCATAAACCCCCAGCACATCAGACCAGGAAAGGCACTTCTTGGGGCACTTTTGCATGCACAACCCACAGCCTTTGCACAGGCCGGGGAAGATAGTCCAGAAGCTTTTTTGGGTTTCTATGGTCCGGGCCTTAAAGGACTGTGTCATTGCTTACCCCCCTTAGATGGCTTGAGCCACAAGCTCCATGCCCCGCTCCAGGGCACGGAAATTCAGTTCCCGTAGCTTGGGGTTCTTTTCAAACTTGTAGCCAAGTTTTTTCTCAATGGCCTTCTTAGCCTCTTCTACGGAAATTACCCCGGTGGCCTTAATTACCGCACCCATGATGACAATGTTGAACACCCGGGGATGCAGTTCGTTTTTGGAAACCTCAATGGCCGGAATGGGCAAAATCTTTTTCGCCTGGGTGGGCAGGGCGTCCTCGACGCCTTCAATGCTGGAATCGTAAACAAACAGGGTTTGGGGGCCCACATACTGCCGGGTCCGGTGCACCGCCCGGTCGCTCAAGGCAATGACGATGTCCCCGGTCTGGAACTTGGGTGCGCCGATGGGTTCATCCCCGATTTGCAAATAGGCGATGGAAACACCACCGCGCTGCTCCACGCCGAAGTTGGGGATGTACAGGGCCTCGCGGCCTTCCTCGTTGGCCGCCTCGGCAATGATTTCCGCTACCGATTGGACCCCCTGACCGCCTTCCCCGGCCAGAAGGATCTTTACCGCCTTAGCCATTTGCCTCGCCCTCCTTCTGACCGGGCACTTTAATTTCGCCTACCTTAAAGTACCTGGGCAGTTCCTGTTCCACCATTTTCCAGGTCTCCTCGGCGTTGGTCCGCCAGTTTGTCGGGCAGGTAGAGAGAACCTCCACAAAGGAAAAACCGTTGCCGGCCATCTGGTTTTCCAGGGCCTTTTTGAGGTAATTCTTTAACTGCCGCAGGTTGGCCACGGTGCCCCGGGCCACGTAGGCTCCCTCCCGGGTAATGGCGGCCACCATTTCCGGACCCTGGGTGGGATAACCGGTTTTTTCCGGATCCCGGCCGTAGGGTGTGGTTTCGGTCTTCTGGCCGGGCAGGGTGGTAGGCGCCATCTGACCGCCGGTCATGCCGTACTGGGTATTGTTCACCAGGATCACGGTGATCCTTTCGTTTCTTGACGCGGCATTTACCAGGTGCTGCGAGCCAATGGCATAGCCGCCGCCGTCACCCATGTAGGCAATGCCGATAAGATTGGGATTGGCCCGCTTTAAACCCGTGATCACGGGCGTGGTGCGGCCGTGGTGGGTTTGAATGGTATCCACGTTGAAGAAGTCCCAGGCGAGCAGGGAACAGCCAATATCACAGCCAAAAACGGCCCGGTCCTGGATCCCCAGTTCGTCAATGGCCTGCCCCAGCGCCTTTAGCACCAGGCCGTGGCCGCAACCGGGACAAAACTTGTGGGGCTTGGTATCTACACGCCAGCTCTTGGGCATGGCAGGTTGCACAGACATCAAAAATGGCCTCCTTTCCTTATTTTACATTAACCAGCGATCTCTTTCACGCGGCTGACCACATCTTCGGCAGTGATGCCCACCCCGGGCTTGAACAGGGACAGCATTTCCACCGGACACCCGAAGGCTGCTTCCTTTAAGAGCCTGGCCATCTGCCCGTTGGCCGATTCCACCACCAGGAATTGCCTGGCCTTGCTGGCCGTTTCCCGGATGGCGTCTACCGGCAGGGGACGAAGGGTGATAGGACGGAAGTAGCCGACCTTGATACCCTCCTCCCGCAGTTCCTTTACGGCCGCCTTACATGCCCGGGATACCACGCCGTGGGATACCACCACCAGGTCGGCATCCTCCACATCAAAAGCTTCGTATTCGGCTACTTCCGGGGCGATTTTTTCGTAGTCCTTGAAGTATCCTTCCAGCACCTCGTAGAGTTCCTCTTCTACGTTATAGGTATTGCGCAGCTGCGTGGGTGGCCTGTCCACCCCGGGAACGCCG containing:
- the holB gene encoding DNA polymerase III subunit delta', which encodes MKLANIIGHGEIIRALCRAVEQNRVSHAYLFAGPDGVGKTTTALAFGAALLCRQPDCGDACGQCRDCRQVAGQNHPDLHRIAPEGASIKIGQMREMLRRITLSPYQGQRQIFLVEQADLMTHEAANCLLKTLEEPPAGTVLVLISDRPQALLPTILSRCQIFTFHPLPAEQVAGILERETAVSRDELELLARLTGGCPGRAVRLAGMKGGYFAVRQRVVDMAAGLGRASVTEACRQAALLAEDKEQALVYLELFLLWYRDLLVWTETGAPGLLFNQDYLPLVDREARFYSRTRLLAIIKEIEGTRDSLLANVNTRLALEMLFMRLAGAA
- a CDS encoding aminotransferase class I/II-fold pyridoxal phosphate-dependent enzyme, which gives rise to MNQQEAPLVAALYAHCARSYAHLHVPAHRQGEAIFPEWQGGKEILQLDLTELPGLDDLHRPEGVIARAQALAAELFGAGQTFFLVNGSTVGITALFLALCRPGDEILLPRNAHRAVLGGLIFSGAKPVFLEPVVIEEFGIAAGLTPQVVAGALEKHPQAKGLLVLHPTYYGVTGDLPRLVGLAHGVNKPVLADEAHGVHFAFHAVLPPPALQCGVDAAVQSMHKMGGSLTQSSLLHLKGNRVDVLKTARALRLLQSSSPSYLLLASLDGARRQLATKGREMLERAVGLAREVRQALSRLPGITLLGEEHLGRPGANGLDPTRLVISLRCVGLTGYQAARILARDYRVQVEMADYYNLVVVIGIGTTRQDCELLIRGLQGVVRRVGAGQSLVACPERPPLPVGRLTPRQAWLAPSRPLPLEECAGHICAEWVNVSPPGIPLLYPGEEIGPEMVEYLQWVRNLSLPVQGPEDPGLASLRVVVR
- a CDS encoding 2-oxoacid:acceptor oxidoreductase family protein; amino-acid sequence: MAKAVKILLAGEGGQGVQSVAEIIAEAANEEGREALYIPNFGVEQRGGVSIAYLQIGDEPIGAPKFQTGDIVIALSDRAVHRTRQYVGPQTLFVYDSSIEGVEDALPTQAKKILPIPAIEVSKNELHPRVFNIVIMGAVIKATGVISVEEAKKAIEKKLGYKFEKNPKLRELNFRALERGMELVAQAI
- a CDS encoding 4Fe-4S dicluster domain-containing protein; the protein is MTQSFKARTIETQKSFWTIFPGLCKGCGLCMQKCPKKCLSWSDVLGVYGTPSVEPNDECIACGICQMVCPDCAINVSKKKEEKKAG
- a CDS encoding thiamine pyrophosphate-dependent enzyme, encoding MSVQPAMPKSWRVDTKPHKFCPGCGHGLVLKALGQAIDELGIQDRAVFGCDIGCSLLAWDFFNVDTIQTHHGRTTPVITGLKRANPNLIGIAYMGDGGGYAIGSQHLVNAASRNERITVILVNNTQYGMTGGQMAPTTLPGQKTETTPYGRDPEKTGYPTQGPEMVAAITREGAYVARGTVANLRQLKNYLKKALENQMAGNGFSFVEVLSTCPTNWRTNAEETWKMVEQELPRYFKVGEIKVPGQKEGEANG
- the tmk gene encoding dTMP kinase; the encoded protein is MKGFFVVFEGIDGAGKTTQARLLAQALVQRGHPVVLTREPGGTPVGEKIRSLLLDPVLAGLTPLAEALLYAGARAELVASTIRPALAGGRVVISDRFVDSSLAYQGYGRCLDLKELEQLNALATGGLVPDLTVLLDMPAAEALARLTGRADRIEQERLDFFDRVRWGYRQLVKRAPQRYLVLDGRLGCRELHRQILKAVEERF